The segment GAAGCcccaccactgctgctggtatccatggcaacagccaAGGTGGTCCCCTCACAGTAAGGACACGCCCACAGCACTCCTCAGCTCCACGGAGGGATCTCTTCTCCAAACTTGGCACAGTGAGCCGCATTTTTAGCTTCAAAAAGAATCTGAACAATAGAACACAGAGCGTGTTAGTcattgatgacatcacactACTGAACTGTGAGTGGTCAGAAAAACAACTGCGGTGTCACCTGGTTGTGCACGTAGGACTCACACATGTAGCACCACACGGAGAGATCGGCGAAGCTCAGAACCAACGGGTGCTCTGACACCACACCGTGAGTCACCATGTGTTCGTTAACGTAGCGACCGCAGAACACCTgagccagagacacacacaggtgagattATTCATAACATGCCTGGCTGCGAGTGGGAGGGACGGGTGGGACAAGTGACCTGGTAGCAGGTGAGACAGATCCAGTTCTCGGCCTCTGAACCGCAGTCCTGGCAAGGCAGGAAAATGTCAATCCCTGTAGAGGGGAGGGGCTTAACTGCGTCCAGGTGAGGACACCAGGACAACGGGTCAACCACAAACAAGGTGGActgcaaagagacagagacagacaggtcagatATCAAGACATCTTTGTCCTCTCTTGAAATGAAGAAATGTTATTGAAATTTTCTGACTCCGCCCATCTCAGCTCCACACAGCTCCAGACACATCTGAGGCTTTGAATAACCGCACGCTCCTTCTGCCTCTGGCTCCGCCCCCACTCCAGCCTCAGCCCCAGTGGCTACTGTCTCTGGCGTTGCCACAGCGACAGTCTGTAATCAGATAGAAATCCTGTGAGTCCAGGCAGCGTCtctttaaaaaatgtctgtgctgctgactCACCTGAGGCAAACGGCTctctgctgattggctgagcttGGGTGGAGTGTCACATGGTTCTTCCTTCACTTCATTTTCACAGGTGACCGTCTCTGGACTCAAGTGGACCTTTGGCCTAGCCCCTCCCACAGGGGTGGATGTAGCGGGGGTGTTATGGACAAAGTTTTGACTGATGTCCAAACCAGCCAATCCCTGAGTCAGCTGGTCCAGGCTGCACTCCGTCTGATTGGACAAAAACGAGGATCAGAGTGATGAGACTGAACTCTGGCAGGAATCTGGTGTGCGTGTTTGTTGCATGTTTATTGcatgtttattgtgtgtttgttgcgtGTTTATTGTGTGCTTATtgcatgtttgttgtgtgtttgttgcgtGTTTGTTGAATGTTTGTTGCGTGTTTATTgcgtgtttgttgtgtgtttattgtgtgcTTATTgcgtgtttgttgtgtgtttattgcgtgtttgttgtgtgtttattgtgtttattgtgtgtttgttgtgtgttaccTTGGAATCCTCGGGTCTTGCAGGGGATGGTGGCGGTTTGTCACTCTGATCGGACTTCCTCCCCTTTCCTTTAGAACTACGTTTCCCACGATGCTTCGGGGAGGGAAGGGCTGCCCGCACTGAATCTGGAACTGACAGGAGAGATGTCACAGCAAACAGAACCAGCAAATAACCCATAAAGACAAAGTGACAGAACCCTGTATTTACTGTGTGTCCTCAGGGACCTCCAGTACGAAGCGTGGTGTCGGATCACCTCGTTGATCGTTGCCACAGCGCTGTGatgaggagggtggaggggcgTCGCTAGGGACGGAGGAGGATCTCCTAGCAACACACTGGTGCACATGGCCATGGAGTCGGAGATGGACGTCAGATTGTACCCTCCCTGATGAGACACAGACACTTCAGTTCCGTTCAGTCCATCTGAGTTCACATAAGAATCACCTTCACATCACTAACCTCCAAGATCAGCAGGACCCGCCCCCCCGCCAGTGacatgagcatgtgtgtgaggtgggCGTATCCTTCTGGGGTCACATGGTATCCACCCAGCGGATCCCCTCGAGCTGCATCGAACCCAGCCGACACCAGAACCAGACCAGGGTTAAACTGCGGACGAGATGACCAAACAGAGCAGTCATAAAAATCAATATGTTCCACATGTTATCTGATTGATCGGCTGAATGAACCACTGAATGGGTGTAGGTCTGTGTGAGGCCTTACCTCTGTAGCGATTGGCATCACAATACGATGAAAAGCAGCAATGTAATCGGAATCACCCATGCGGCCTCCACTCCATGCCACGTTGACATTAAAGCCTGCCCCCTTGGCCACACCCACCTTATCAGGGGCACCATCCTCAGAGGATGGAAAGAATGTCCCGTTGTCGTAGCGATGGAGCGAGATGTAGAGGACActgcaacaaaaacatctgttacTTCATGCTATGTCCTGACGGCACCTAAtagcttcctctcctcctctctactcCTCACCTATTGTCATCCTCGAACATGTGCTGTGTCCCGTTGCCATGGTGAACATCCCAGTCCAGGATCAAGACCCGCAGCGGGGGATAATGGGAGATTTTCTGGGCGTAGCGCGCAGCCAGTGCTGCTGTGTTGAAGAAACAAAATCCACAGGGAGCATCTCTCTCAGCATGATGACCAGGAGGACGCACGATCGCCACACCATTAGTCACCTGCAGAGGACATCTGATCAGCTGTTGGCTGCTGTAGGCCTGGTACCACCccgtcagcctgctgctgctgcatctcctACCTGTCCGCAGAGGATCTGGTCCACAGCATTGAAGCAGCCTCCTGCAGCCAGCTGGGCGCACCGGAAGCTCTGGTTGTTGATGTAGATGGAGTTGAACTCGTCTCCCAGTTTGTACAGCTCTCGTGGCTTCATGCTCGCCGTG is part of the Parambassis ranga chromosome 7, fParRan2.1, whole genome shotgun sequence genome and harbors:
- the hdac6 gene encoding histone deacetylase 6 isoform X2, which encodes MLSSKGREETGGGGGGGGGSLQELKRRGRMERSREEREEELSGRLQMLDLSSRSAASGTGLVYSEMFTHHKNQWEPSHPESPDRVTAIMEELERQNLLSHCVRVEPREAAEEELLLAHMRPYVELMRSTETMTQTELRTLSDKYDSVYLHPESFQVSVLAVGSVLQLVDQVMFSELRNGFAIIRPPGHHAQTNESNGFCIFNNVAIAARYAQTRHAVSRVLIVDWDVHHGQGIQYMFQEDPSVLYFSVHRYEQGSFWPHLPESDSTFVGSGRAEGRTINLPWNTTGMTDADYIAAFQQVLLPVAYEFQPQLVLVSAGFDAAVGDPKGDMSVSPQCFHVLTHMLMSLAEGRLVLALEGGYNLQATAEGVAACIRALLGGACPPLSSPSAPSDSALQSISQTLSALYPHWAFHQVLGHPLAQGNVIRAVTNDSAVMPAPTSSVATTTGLIYDEQMMEHLNLWDRHHPEQPQRICKIFSKHQKLGFVDRCQRIPARCATDEELLACHSIQHVELMRGTASMKPRELYKLGDEFNSIYINNQSFRCAQLAAGGCFNAVDQILCGQVTNGVAIVRPPGHHAERDAPCGFCFFNTAALAARYAQKISHYPPLRVLILDWDVHHGNGTQHMFEDDNSVLYISLHRYDNGTFFPSSEDGAPDKVGVAKGAGFNVNVAWSGGRMGDSDYIAAFHRIVMPIATEFNPGLVLVSAGFDAARGDPLGGYHVTPEGYAHLTHMLMSLAGGRVLLILEGGYNLTSISDSMAMCTSVLLGDPPPSLATPLHPPHHSAVATINEVIRHHASYWRSLRTHIPDSVRAALPSPKHRGKRSSKGKGRKSDQSDKPPPSPARPEDSKTECSLDQLTQGLAGLDISQNFVHNTPATSTPVGGARPKVHLSPETVTCENEVKEEPCDTPPKLSQSAESRLPQTVAVATPETVATGAEAGVGAEPEAEGACGYSKPQMCLELCGAEMGGSTLFVVDPLSWCPHLDAVKPLPSTGIDIFLPCQDCGSEAENWICLTCYQVFCGRYVNEHMVTHGVVSEHPLVLSFADLSVWCYMCESYVHNQILFEAKNAAHCAKFGEEIPPWS
- the hdac6 gene encoding histone deacetylase 6 isoform X1; the encoded protein is MPSGSDSPGSGPKSVRRSPRLHAQGSSKGREETGGGGGGGGGSLQELKRRGRMERSREEREEELSGRLQMLDLSSRSAASGTGLVYSEMFTHHKNQWEPSHPESPDRVTAIMEELERQNLLSHCVRVEPREAAEEELLLAHMRPYVELMRSTETMTQTELRTLSDKYDSVYLHPESFQVSVLAVGSVLQLVDQVMFSELRNGFAIIRPPGHHAQTNESNGFCIFNNVAIAARYAQTRHAVSRVLIVDWDVHHGQGIQYMFQEDPSVLYFSVHRYEQGSFWPHLPESDSTFVGSGRAEGRTINLPWNTTGMTDADYIAAFQQVLLPVAYEFQPQLVLVSAGFDAAVGDPKGDMSVSPQCFHVLTHMLMSLAEGRLVLALEGGYNLQATAEGVAACIRALLGGACPPLSSPSAPSDSALQSISQTLSALYPHWAFHQVLGHPLAQGNVIRAVTNDSAVMPAPTSSVATTTGLIYDEQMMEHLNLWDRHHPEQPQRICKIFSKHQKLGFVDRCQRIPARCATDEELLACHSIQHVELMRGTASMKPRELYKLGDEFNSIYINNQSFRCAQLAAGGCFNAVDQILCGQVTNGVAIVRPPGHHAERDAPCGFCFFNTAALAARYAQKISHYPPLRVLILDWDVHHGNGTQHMFEDDNSVLYISLHRYDNGTFFPSSEDGAPDKVGVAKGAGFNVNVAWSGGRMGDSDYIAAFHRIVMPIATEFNPGLVLVSAGFDAARGDPLGGYHVTPEGYAHLTHMLMSLAGGRVLLILEGGYNLTSISDSMAMCTSVLLGDPPPSLATPLHPPHHSAVATINEVIRHHASYWRSLRTHIPDSVRAALPSPKHRGKRSSKGKGRKSDQSDKPPPSPARPEDSKTECSLDQLTQGLAGLDISQNFVHNTPATSTPVGGARPKVHLSPETVTCENEVKEEPCDTPPKLSQSAESRLPQTVAVATPETVATGAEAGVGAEPEAEGACGYSKPQMCLELCGAEMGGSTLFVVDPLSWCPHLDAVKPLPSTGIDIFLPCQDCGSEAENWICLTCYQVFCGRYVNEHMVTHGVVSEHPLVLSFADLSVWCYMCESYVHNQILFEAKNAAHCAKFGEEIPPWS
- the hdac6 gene encoding histone deacetylase 6 isoform X3, with translation MYCPRVLTRPPGHHAQTNESNGFCIFNNVAIAARYAQTRHAVSRVLIVDWDVHHGQGIQYMFQEDPSVLYFSVHRYEQGSFWPHLPESDSTFVGSGRAEGRTINLPWNTTGMTDADYIAAFQQVLLPVAYEFQPQLVLVSAGFDAAVGDPKGDMSVSPQCFHVLTHMLMSLAEGRLVLALEGGYNLQATAEGVAACIRALLGGACPPLSSPSAPSDSALQSISQTLSALYPHWAFHQVLGHPLAQGNVIRAVTNDSAVMPAPTSSVATTTGLIYDEQMMEHLNLWDRHHPEQPQRICKIFSKHQKLGFVDRCQRIPARCATDEELLACHSIQHVELMRGTASMKPRELYKLGDEFNSIYINNQSFRCAQLAAGGCFNAVDQILCGQVTNGVAIVRPPGHHAERDAPCGFCFFNTAALAARYAQKISHYPPLRVLILDWDVHHGNGTQHMFEDDNSVLYISLHRYDNGTFFPSSEDGAPDKVGVAKGAGFNVNVAWSGGRMGDSDYIAAFHRIVMPIATEFNPGLVLVSAGFDAARGDPLGGYHVTPEGYAHLTHMLMSLAGGRVLLILEGGYNLTSISDSMAMCTSVLLGDPPPSLATPLHPPHHSAVATINEVIRHHASYWRSLRTHIPDSVRAALPSPKHRGKRSSKGKGRKSDQSDKPPPSPARPEDSKTECSLDQLTQGLAGLDISQNFVHNTPATSTPVGGARPKVHLSPETVTCENEVKEEPCDTPPKLSQSAESRLPQTVAVATPETVATGAEAGVGAEPEAEGACGYSKPQMCLELCGAEMGGSTLFVVDPLSWCPHLDAVKPLPSTGIDIFLPCQDCGSEAENWICLTCYQVFCGRYVNEHMVTHGVVSEHPLVLSFADLSVWCYMCESYVHNQILFEAKNAAHCAKFGEEIPPWS